The following are encoded in a window of Mustelus asterias chromosome 11, sMusAst1.hap1.1, whole genome shotgun sequence genomic DNA:
- the pi4k2a gene encoding phosphatidylinositol 4-kinase type 2-alpha, whose amino-acid sequence MDETSPLRSPLQPPPDTYFSTAAALPPVAASASCSGFGARCPAGPAPGAGVRVLGPASASASPPGSPGSGRERQPLLGPRSLNDFPEEPEFAEVMRRAEQAQELGIHPQRISQGSSGSYFIPEPAGKFIGVFKPKNEEPYGHLNPKWTKWLQKLCCPCCFGRDCLVLNQGYLSEAGASLVDQKLGLNIVPRTKVVYLASETFNYSAIDRVKSRGKKLALEKVPKVGQRFHRIGLPPKVGSFQLFVEGYKDADYWLRRFEAEPLPEKTSRQLQLQFERLVVLDYIIRNTDRGNDNWLIKYDCPMDSASSKDADWVVVKEPVIKIAAIDNGLAFPLKHPDSWRAYPFYWAWLPQAKIPFSQEIKDLVLPKISDPNFVKDLEEDLYELFKKDPGFDRGQFYKQISVMRGQILNLTQALKDGKSPLMLIQIPPVIVETTRSHHRSSDLYTQSFQSRKPFFTWW is encoded by the exons ATGGACGAGACCAGCCCGCTCCGCTCGCCGCTCCAGCCGCCTCCCGACACCTACTTCTCCACAGCCGCCGCGCTGCCCCCGGTCGCGGCCTCCGCTTCATGCTCGGGCTTTGGGGCTCGCTGCCCGGCCGGCCCGGCTCCGGGAGCCGGCGTCAGGGTGCTGGGCCCGGCCTCCGCCTCGGCCTCTCCCCCCGGATCCCCCGGCTCCGGCCGAGAGCGGCAGCCGCTCCTGGGCCCGCGATCCCTCAATGACTTCCCCGAGGAGCCCGAGTTCGCCGAGGTGATGCGGCGGGCCGAGCAGGCCCAGGAGCTGGGCATCCACCCGCAGAGAATCAGCCAGGGCTCGAGTGGCAGCTACTTCATCCCGGAGCCGGCGGGG AAATTTATAGGTGTTTTTAAACCAAAAAATGAGGAACCTTACGGTCACCTGAACCCAAAATGGACCAAGTGGCTTCAGAAGCTGTGTTGTCCGTGCTGCTTTGGCAGAGACTGTCTCGTTCTCAATCAGGGCTATCTCTCGGAGGCTGGGGCCAGCCTGGTGGACCAGAAACTGGGGCTTAACATCGTCCCAAGGACTAAG GTGGTGTACTTAGCAAGCGAAACGTTTAACTACAGTGCAATCGATCGAGTAAAATCACGGGGGAAGAAACTGGCTCTTGAGAAAGTGCCAAAAGTTGGGCAGCGGTTTCACCGGATAGGTCTACCTCCCAAG GTCGGTTCCTTCCAGTTGTTTGTGGAAGGTTATAAAGATGCAGATTATTGGTTGCGGAGGTTTGAGGCGGAGCCTTTACCTGAGAAGACCAGTCGGCAGCTGCAATTGCAGTTTGAGCGGCTTGTGGTTCTGGATTACATCATCAGGAACACAG ATCGAGGTAATGATAATTGGTTGATCAAATACGACTGCCCTATGGATAGTGCCAGCTCAAAG GATGCTGACTGGGTTGTAGTGAAGGAGCCTGTTATAAAGATCGCAGCAATAGACAACGGTTTGGCATTCCCTCTGAAACACCCAGACTCGTGGCGGGCTT ATCCTTTTTACTGGGCGTGGCTCCCTCAAGCGAAGATACCATTCTCCCAAGAAATTAAGGATCTTGTTCTTCCCAAGATTTCCGACCCAAACTTTGTAAAGGATTTAGAAGAGGATCTTTACGAGCTCTTCAAG AAAGATCCAGGATTTGATCGGGGGCAGTTCTACAAACAGATATCCGTCATGAGAGGACAG ATCCTAAATCTCACGCAGGCCTTGAAGGATGGGAAGTCACCTCTGATGCTCATTCAGATCCCACCTGTCATCGTGGAAACAACTCGAAGCCACCATCGCAGCAGTGACTTGTACACACAGAGCTTCCAGAGCAGAAAGCCGTTTTTTACATGGTGGTAG